One genomic window of Amphiura filiformis chromosome 3, Afil_fr2py, whole genome shotgun sequence includes the following:
- the LOC140147986 gene encoding LOW QUALITY PROTEIN: NHL repeat-containing protein 2-like (The sequence of the model RefSeq protein was modified relative to this genomic sequence to represent the inferred CDS: inserted 1 base in 1 codon; deleted 2 bases in 1 codon) gives MGNLMYAALRECKTDEEKKKLILQCLERKANAAEEDRQVVGDFKQGLEWFNTSEPLSLQGNLKGKLVILDFFTYCCINCMHILPDLEAIEERYSIQDGVAVVGVHSAKFDNEKDSGNILNAVLRYNISHPVVNDGDMTMWDDLKIQCWPTLLFVGPTGDYLVPLMGEGNRELSMMICDVALEFYKARGLISDHSLPLKPSKDSLPESPLLXPGKVELTQEGDKIAVADSGHNRILLLSLEGVVEHCIGGPDIGYKDGSFEDARFHSPQGMVWRNGDLFVADTENHTIRKIDFRQKVVSTIAGTGQMLDGKVGGGRWTDQELSSPWDLEFGGPNRNIMFIAMAGTHTIWGLFFEDGTWLKEIFHREGTCMAYAGSGKEENRNNSYPHKAAFAQPSGISAANEDTLNCLFLADSESSTVRTISFKDGAVKALVGGERDPMNLFAFGDEDGKGYDVKLQHPLGVAWNRRDQRLYVADSYNHKIKSVDPVTKTCTTVAGCGQSGKVDGAPLDVVQFNEPGGLCVSPDGKKIYIADTNSNAVRVLDLDSQSVQELKVVFPTKAAAKPTSAQKVKKLVSARSPIVTVDEVDIIPGADVTVNLLISLPEGCELTEGAPTAWQVYAQDSAKESISAISPYYGKLTSLEETPNTTLNIPDSLAGSNITLRTEADVYFCEEVSGTCHRKGVAFEVSLHVGSTGQTAKETKSIELKHSFTL, from the exons GTCTGGAATGGTTCAATACCAGTGAACCACTAAGTCTACAAGGGAACCTGAAGGGCAAACTTGTCATCCTAGACTTCTTCACCTACTGTTGCATCAATTGTATGCATATTCTACCAGACCTAGAAGCTATCGAGGAACGCTACTCCATACAGGACGGTGTGGCGGTTGTCGGAGTGCACTCTGCGAAGTTTGACAATGAGAAAGACTCTGGGAATATCCTGAATGCGGTGCTAAGGTACAATATATCACATCCAGTAGTTAATGACGGTGATATGACAATGTGGGATGATTTAAAAATACAGTGTTGGCCAACGCTACTTTTTGTAGGTCCCACAGGTGACTACTTGGTGCCTCTCATGGGAGAAGGCAATCGAGAGCTTTCAATGATGATATGCGATGTGGCGCTTGAATTTTACAAAGCCCGCGGGCTGATAAGCGATCATAGTCTGCCGTTGAAACCGTCTAAAGATTCCTTACCGGAGTCTCCATTGC TACCCGGTAAAGTGGAACTCACTCAGGAGGGAGATAAGATTGCAGTGGCGGACAGCGGGCATAATCGTATACTTTTGCTGTCGTTGGAGGGCGTTGTTGAACACTGCATTGGAGGTCCAGATATAGGTTACAAAGATGGCAGCTTTGAGGATGCACGCTTTCATTCACCTCAAGGAATGGTGTGGAgaaatggtgacctctttgtagcTGATACTGAGAATCATACAATAAGAAAG ATTGATTTCCGTCAGAAGGTTGTGTCAACTATTGCTGGTACAGGGCAGATGCTGGATGGCAAAGTGGGTGGAGGAAGGTGGACAGATCAAGAGTTGAGCTCACCGTGGGATCTGGAGTTTGGCGGACCTAACAGAAATATCATGTTCATTGCTATGGCAGGTACCCACACCATATGGGGACTGTTCTTTGAAGATGGCACATGGCTCAAAGAAAT ATTTCACAGAGAGGGCACCTGTATGGCGTACGCTGGCAGCGGTAAAGAGGAGAACAGGAACAACTCGTAtccacacaaggcagcctttgctCAGCCATCGGGAATATCAGCAGCGAATGAAGACACCCTCAACTGTCTGTTTTTAGCCGACAGTGAAAGCAGCACAGTTCGGACAATTTCATTCAAAGATGGCGCTGTGAAGGCTTTGGTTGGTGGAGAGAGAGATCCAATG AATTTATTTGCATTTGGCGATGAAGATGGTAAAGGCTATGATGTGAAACTGCAGCATCCTCTTGGTGTGGCATGGAATAGA CGTGATCAGAGGCTATATGTAGCAGATTCGTACAATCACAAG ATCAAATCTGTTGATCCTGTTACGAAGACGTGCACAACTGTCGCAGGATGCGGCCAATCTGGAAAAGTAGATGGCGCTCCGCTAGATGTTGTACAGTTCAACGAGCCAGGGGGACTGTGTGTATCACCAGATGGGAAGAAGATCTACATAGCTGATACTAACAGCAACGCAGTTAGAGTGTTGGATCTAGATTCACAATCTGTGCAAGAG CTGAAAGTTGTGTTCCCAACCAAAGCAGCTGCTAAGCCTACATCTGCACAGAAAGTCAAGAAGTTAGTTTCTGCACGATCACCAATTGTAACCGTTGATGAGGTAGATATTATACCAGGTGCAGATGTCACTGTCAATCTTCTCATTAGTCTACCTGAAGGCTGTGAATTAACAGAGGGAGCACCCACTGCCTGGCAAGTTTATGCACAAG ATTCTGCAAAAGAGTCAATCTCAGCAATCAGTCCGTACTACGGAAAGTTGACATCACTTGAGGAGACGCCAAATACAACTCTGAACATTCCTGACAGCCTCGCTGGAAGCAATATCACGCTACGCACAGAAGCTGATGTCTACTTCTGCGAGGAAGTCTCCGGCACATGCCACAGGAAGGGAGTGGCTTTTGAGGTATCTTTGCATGTTGGAAGTACAGGGCAAACTGCGAAGGAAACTAAGAGTATAGAGTTGAAACATTCATTCACATTATAA